The following are encoded together in the Planococcus antarcticus DSM 14505 genome:
- a CDS encoding mechanosensitive ion channel family protein, protein MQNNQLFEGIIFLRNLSIQEFLMFFIYLALILVVKSLILFLLRKLVSSSDFKERIYPVIEDVLNWLVLYGSILFFLFYFSREQWLTLAFYETEGVEISILLIVVAVMIVTFASRLVKAFNHYVTPFVYEQFNVDIGMGYTLNRLLYYVVMFLALAISFTTVGLDLTALGFVFSVLGIGIGFGVRNIAANFVSGIIILFERPMEVGEMVEIDKKIGRITKIKLRSTVIETLKEGTLVVPNQYFIEQIVKNRSSAQLYARVVVSVDYGSDTEKIEQLLTESALKAMKLMKGIPEKEPDIRFIDFRNSALDFQVEVQVFDVEMKERLESRIRHAIAHDFIRNHVKLAQALHDRL, encoded by the coding sequence ATGCAGAACAATCAGCTGTTTGAAGGAATCATCTTTTTAAGAAATTTGTCTATACAAGAATTTCTTATGTTCTTTATTTACCTGGCTTTAATACTCGTTGTGAAATCCTTGATCCTATTCCTGCTGAGAAAGTTGGTTTCTTCCAGTGATTTCAAAGAGCGCATTTATCCGGTCATTGAAGATGTTTTAAATTGGCTGGTGCTTTATGGCAGCATTCTTTTTTTCCTTTTCTATTTTTCCAGAGAACAATGGCTGACTTTGGCTTTTTATGAAACTGAAGGAGTAGAGATTTCCATTTTGTTGATTGTCGTGGCGGTGATGATTGTCACTTTTGCCAGCCGTCTTGTCAAAGCATTTAACCATTATGTTACGCCCTTTGTTTATGAACAGTTTAATGTGGACATCGGGATGGGCTACACGCTCAATCGGCTGCTGTATTATGTCGTGATGTTTTTAGCTTTGGCTATCAGTTTTACTACAGTCGGATTAGATCTGACAGCGCTTGGCTTTGTTTTCAGTGTTCTGGGAATCGGCATAGGGTTTGGAGTCCGCAACATCGCAGCCAACTTCGTCTCAGGCATCATCATTTTGTTTGAACGGCCGATGGAGGTCGGAGAAATGGTGGAAATCGACAAGAAAATCGGGCGGATTACAAAAATCAAACTCAGGTCGACGGTCATTGAAACTTTGAAGGAAGGTACACTTGTCGTTCCAAATCAATATTTCATCGAGCAGATTGTTAAAAATAGATCCAGCGCCCAATTGTACGCAAGGGTTGTGGTAAGTGTGGATTATGGCAGTGATACTGAAAAAATAGAACAGCTTCTTACAGAATCAGCTCTGAAGGCTATGAAGCTGATGAAAGGAATTCCAGAAAAAGAGCCTGACATACGATTTATTGATTTCCGGAATTCGGCGCTGGATTTCCAGGTGGAAGTTCAAGTGTTCGATGTCGAAATGAAGGAAAGGCTCGAAAGCCGGATCCGCCATGCCATTGCACATGACTTTATCCGTAATCATGTAAAATTGGCTCAGGCATTGCATGATAGACTATAA
- a CDS encoding cation diffusion facilitator family transporter translates to MDVYTNLRKGEKGAWISIGAYVFLSAIKLGFGYWGSSEALKADGFNNLTDIIASIAVLVGLRISQKPPDENHHYGHLRAETIASLLASFIMAVIGLQVLTNAVRSIFEPAAEAPSLITAWVAFFSAIVMYAVYRYNLKLSKEIKSSAVRATAYDNRSDALISIGAGIGIIGAIFGAPILDVITAFVVGLIIIKTALDIFKESVITLTDGFDEDEVETLSVLVRRVPGVIFLRDFKGRNHGNVMFIDLTVSVAPNLTVMESHWITEEIERKIQKVKPNCVILVHIEPDYAHADAQDDRFDE, encoded by the coding sequence ATGGACGTGTATACAAATTTACGCAAAGGGGAAAAAGGCGCCTGGATCAGCATTGGTGCTTATGTGTTCCTCAGCGCCATCAAGCTTGGTTTCGGCTATTGGGGCTCTTCCGAAGCCTTGAAAGCGGATGGCTTTAACAACTTGACGGACATCATTGCATCCATCGCGGTTCTAGTCGGTCTCCGGATTTCCCAGAAGCCACCGGACGAAAATCATCATTATGGCCACCTGCGGGCCGAAACCATCGCCTCACTCTTAGCTTCTTTCATCATGGCGGTCATTGGCCTGCAGGTTCTGACCAATGCTGTCCGGTCGATTTTCGAACCGGCTGCTGAAGCACCTTCTTTAATCACTGCCTGGGTCGCTTTTTTCTCGGCAATCGTCATGTACGCTGTGTACCGCTATAATTTAAAACTCAGCAAAGAAATCAAAAGTTCTGCCGTCCGTGCCACAGCTTATGACAATCGTTCAGATGCTTTGATCAGTATTGGTGCTGGAATCGGCATTATCGGTGCAATCTTCGGTGCGCCGATCCTTGATGTTATCACAGCCTTTGTTGTCGGCTTGATCATCATTAAGACCGCTCTGGATATTTTTAAGGAGTCTGTCATCACTTTGACAGATGGCTTTGACGAAGATGAAGTTGAAACTCTGTCTGTTTTGGTCAGAAGAGTACCCGGTGTTATCTTTTTGCGTGACTTTAAAGGACGCAACCATGGCAATGTCATGTTCATTGATTTGACGGTCAGTGTCGCCCCCAACCTGACTGTGATGGAAAGCCATTGGATTACAGAAGAAATCGAGAGAAAAATCCAGAAAGTAAAACCCAATTGTGTCATTCTCGTCCATATCGAACCGGATTATGCCCATGCTGACGCTCAGGACGATAGATTTGACGAGTAA
- the chrA gene encoding chromate efflux transporter, with product MAKKKNNYAEILKASTKLGLTSFGGPAAHIGYFRDEYVTKRKWLDDKAYADLVALCQFLPGPASSQVGISIGMLRGGIFGGFLSWFGFTMPSVILLLLFALVVTNGSFDSGWIQGLKIVAVAVVAHALLGMGKSLAPDRQRIAIALGAAIIILLIPTTWAQIGVIVLAGILGYAIYRNDKAPEPVKLVLSFGKKTGIAAWAIFASLLIGLPLIRPFIESTSFAIFDIFYRVGSIVFGGGHVVLPMLEREVVPIWMTPDTFIAGYGAAQAVPGPLFTLAGYLGQLMNGGSGVVIAVIAMFLPSFLLIIGTLPFWSIIRTKSGVQAALKGVNASVVGILLAALYDPVFTSGIRGPVDFAIAITAFTMLVYFKLSPWIVVLVTAVLGAVAYAM from the coding sequence ATGGCTAAGAAAAAAAATAACTATGCAGAAATTTTAAAGGCTTCGACGAAGTTGGGGCTGACATCCTTTGGGGGACCAGCTGCGCATATCGGTTATTTCAGAGATGAGTATGTCACTAAAAGAAAGTGGTTGGACGACAAAGCGTACGCAGACTTAGTGGCGCTTTGCCAATTTCTTCCGGGACCGGCAAGTTCCCAGGTGGGGATTTCCATCGGCATGCTGCGCGGCGGGATATTCGGCGGATTTTTATCCTGGTTCGGATTCACGATGCCGTCTGTCATCCTACTGCTTTTATTTGCGCTCGTCGTCACCAATGGTTCGTTTGATAGCGGATGGATCCAAGGGTTGAAAATTGTCGCCGTCGCTGTTGTGGCACATGCATTATTGGGAATGGGGAAAAGTTTGGCGCCTGACCGGCAACGTATTGCGATTGCCTTGGGAGCGGCAATCATCATTCTGCTGATACCGACAACCTGGGCTCAAATTGGGGTGATTGTTCTGGCGGGGATCCTTGGATATGCCATTTACCGCAACGACAAAGCACCTGAACCGGTCAAACTGGTTTTGAGCTTCGGAAAAAAGACAGGCATTGCAGCCTGGGCTATTTTTGCAAGTTTATTGATTGGATTGCCGTTGATTCGACCGTTTATTGAATCCACTTCTTTCGCGATTTTCGACATCTTCTATCGTGTCGGTTCGATTGTTTTTGGTGGAGGGCACGTTGTGCTGCCGATGCTGGAGCGGGAAGTGGTGCCGATTTGGATGACACCTGACACGTTTATTGCCGGTTATGGAGCGGCTCAGGCTGTGCCTGGTCCACTCTTTACCTTGGCCGGTTATTTGGGCCAATTGATGAACGGAGGATCGGGAGTGGTGATTGCCGTAATCGCCATGTTCCTGCCGTCATTTTTGTTGATCATCGGAACCTTGCCTTTCTGGAGCATCATCCGTACAAAGTCAGGGGTACAGGCAGCGCTGAAAGGCGTCAATGCAAGTGTGGTCGGAATTTTGCTTGCCGCTTTATACGATCCTGTTTTCACTTCAGGAATCCGTGGACCTGTTGATTTTGCAATTGCGATAACCGCCTTTACAATGTTAGTCTATTTTAAACTGTCTCCTTGGATTGTTGTACTAGTGACGGCGGTTCTAGGTGCAGTCGCCTATGCGATGTAA